A genomic segment from Malus domestica chromosome 05, GDT2T_hap1 encodes:
- the LOC139196058 gene encoding uncharacterized protein — MSSSSSRMMWEIDQQEEELFNQFEGMFNLQIAEIEMAEDEERRRRDDETRMARASHSHRVIQTVAQICRPSRSRNFDRSRQRQGEELLDDYFVHNSAFPDTYFRRHFRMERHLFNRIMTDVCNHDSYFVQKKDACGVMGLLPQQKITAALRMLVYGASTDQVDEITRMGKLTILEALMRFCGAIESLYTAEYLRKPTYMDLQRLLKKGEMRGFPRTIGSIDCMHWTWKNCPSAWQGAYGDRKGAKSIILEAVASFDTWIWHAFSGFRWLKMISTSLPNP, encoded by the coding sequence atgtcttcttcttcatcaaggatgatgtgggaaatcgatcagcaagaggaagaattgtttaaccaatttGAAGGAATGTTTAACCTTCAAATAGCCGAAATTGAGATGGCagaggatgaggagcgtagaaggagagatgacgaaacaagaatggccagagcctcacattcccatCGAGTCATCCAGACTGTTGCTCAGATATGCAGGCCCAGCCGTTCAAGAAACtttgatagaagcaggcaacgacagggtgaagagctgttggacgattactttgtccataacagtGCATTTCCTGATACTTACTTTAGACGccattttagaatggaacgacatttgttcaacagaatcatgactgatgtttgcaaccatgattcttactttgtgcaaaagaaggatgcttgtggtgttatgggtctcctGCCTCAGCAAAAAATCACTGCTGCGTTGCGGATGCTTGTGTATGGAGCATCtacagaccaagtggatgagataacgaggatggggaaattaaccattcttgaggccttgatgaggttttgcggagcaatcgaatctttgtacaccgcagagtaccttCGAAAACCTACTTacatggacttgcaaaggcttctaaagaagggcgagatgcgaggttttcctagGACGATAggaagcatcgattgtatgcactggacgtggaaaaactgtccaagtgcatggcaaggcgcatATGGAGACAGAAAAGgagcaaaatctatcattttggaggcagtggcatcttttgatacatggatatggCACGCCTTTTCGGGGTTCCGATGGCTCAAAATGATctcaacgtccttgcccaatccctag